The proteins below come from a single Zhouia spongiae genomic window:
- a CDS encoding RNA polymerase sigma factor, which yields MKLTPYKLINNPDQEAATVFREEELIGRDGYTGNYDALKDPDLWKLFLDGDEGAFVKIYNDYFFTLCNFGIQYTNIEVVKDAVQDMFIDLRKKRRHLPKIKKSLKLFLFQCLKRRLLNILKKQSRLSVPDKECEEFGFHKSHEEVIILNQGQKQDIDRLENALGRLNKKQREVIYYYFYQGMGYEEIQDLMGFDNIKSARNLVYKIIKTLRKGFIFLF from the coding sequence ATGAAGCTCACACCGTACAAACTTATAAACAATCCGGATCAAGAAGCTGCAACTGTCTTCAGAGAAGAAGAGCTTATTGGCAGAGATGGATATACAGGTAATTACGATGCTTTGAAAGATCCGGATCTATGGAAGCTCTTTTTAGATGGAGATGAAGGGGCTTTTGTTAAGATCTATAATGATTATTTCTTTACCTTATGTAATTTTGGGATTCAGTATACAAATATAGAAGTTGTAAAAGATGCTGTTCAGGATATGTTCATAGATCTTCGAAAAAAAAGAAGGCATCTTCCTAAAATTAAAAAGTCATTAAAGCTGTTTTTATTCCAGTGCTTAAAGAGACGACTTTTAAACATATTAAAAAAACAAAGTCGCCTTTCCGTTCCTGATAAGGAATGTGAAGAATTCGGTTTTCATAAATCTCATGAAGAGGTGATAATACTGAACCAGGGACAGAAACAAGATATCGACCGGCTGGAAAATGCTTTAGGCCGGCTGAATAAAAAACAGCGGGAGGTAATATATTATTATTTCTATCAGGGGATGGGTTATGAAGAAATCCAGGATCTAATGGGATTCGATAATATTAAGTCTGCCAGGAACCTTGTTTATAAAATTATCAAAACACTTCGCAAAGGCTTCATTTTTCTTTTTTAA
- a CDS encoding RagB/SusD family nutrient uptake outer membrane protein, translated as MKKYINKILLLFLAISATSCGDDFLEQQPSDRPTEDVLFNSVEGAQIHLNGIYSLQNYYYGEGTRGILISDVMGDDALVISSNNYSRYVGEYRYNYTVESSRAYELYYYSYRTISNANLFLNQIDNIEGDQAKINDLKAQALSLRAFAYFSLVRWFGETAYTDDPNGRGVPINTTVNSLDGYNIPRSTVGEVYQQIVSDLSEAEQNSQPADYKGFIDASAVAALQARVYLTMGDWANASKYAKKAYAGFTLIDEQTYLSGFNSTNAEVIWEQRFIDSDTNIFLSIPSFTYTSGDITFGDSNGDNVVDGNDVNASTPGADFVFGYNSLRVTEYLIELFEDTDFRKKMFPVNLDPNGNMIGDVSPDKKYAQYGAADGYLTTKYKSVSSLGTGDFPRIRAAEMYLIEAEAEANMGNTAAAQAALLKVQQRADNTVTAVTTTGQDLLDEIYVERRKELFYEGHRFFDLKRLDQNLDRTASDKDHWSDFTLTGISNDKNIIQRNSVTKRFCLPIPQDEINANEALTDEDQNEVYK; from the coding sequence ATGAAAAAGTACATAAATAAAATATTATTGTTGTTCCTTGCGATTTCTGCTACAAGTTGTGGCGATGATTTCCTAGAGCAACAGCCGTCAGATAGACCAACAGAAGATGTTCTGTTCAATTCTGTTGAAGGAGCTCAGATTCACTTAAATGGTATTTATTCATTACAGAACTATTACTACGGTGAAGGAACCAGAGGGATCCTGATCTCTGATGTGATGGGTGATGATGCATTGGTTATATCCAGTAATAACTATAGCAGGTATGTAGGTGAGTACCGTTATAATTATACGGTAGAGAGTAGCAGGGCGTATGAACTTTACTACTATAGCTACAGAACGATTTCCAATGCGAACTTGTTCTTGAACCAAATTGATAATATCGAAGGCGATCAGGCCAAGATTAACGACCTGAAAGCTCAGGCACTTTCTTTAAGAGCATTTGCATATTTCAGTCTTGTTAGATGGTTCGGAGAAACAGCTTATACAGATGATCCTAATGGTCGCGGTGTGCCGATCAATACAACAGTAAACAGTTTAGACGGATATAACATCCCGAGGAGTACTGTCGGAGAGGTGTACCAGCAAATTGTTTCTGATTTATCAGAAGCTGAGCAGAACAGCCAACCGGCCGATTATAAAGGATTTATCGATGCAAGTGCTGTAGCTGCATTACAAGCCAGAGTTTACCTTACTATGGGCGACTGGGCCAATGCTTCTAAGTACGCTAAAAAAGCCTATGCAGGATTTACATTAATTGATGAACAAACATACTTAAGTGGGTTCAATAGTACTAATGCTGAAGTAATTTGGGAACAAAGATTCATTGATAGTGATACCAATATCTTCTTAAGTATTCCATCATTTACTTATACTAGTGGTGATATCACTTTCGGAGATAGCAACGGAGATAATGTAGTAGACGGAAATGACGTAAATGCATCGACTCCGGGAGCTGATTTTGTATTTGGTTATAACAGTTTAAGGGTAACTGAATACCTGATCGAACTGTTTGAAGATACAGATTTCAGAAAGAAAATGTTCCCTGTGAATTTAGATCCTAACGGAAACATGATCGGAGATGTATCTCCGGACAAGAAATATGCTCAGTACGGTGCTGCAGATGGTTATTTGACAACAAAGTATAAAAGTGTTAGCTCTTTGGGTACAGGTGACTTCCCTAGAATCCGTGCCGCTGAAATGTATTTGATCGAAGCCGAGGCTGAGGCTAATATGGGGAACACTGCTGCTGCTCAAGCTGCATTGCTTAAAGTTCAGCAAAGAGCCGATAATACAGTTACTGCTGTAACGACTACAGGACAGGATCTTTTAGATGAGATCTACGTGGAAAGAAGAAAAGAATTGTTCTATGAAGGACATAGATTCTTTGACCTTAAGCGTCTTGATCAGAATTTAGATAGAACTGCTTCTGATAAAGATCACTGGTCTGATTTTACGCTTACTGGTATTAGTAATGATAAGAATATCATTCAAAGAAACAGTGTAACTAAGCGTTTTTGTCTTCCGATTCCACAAGATGAAATTAATGCAAATGAGGCATTAACTGACGAAGATCAAAACGAAGTATACAAGTAA